The Candidatus Delongbacteria bacterium genome has a window encoding:
- the bamD gene encoding outer membrane protein assembly factor BamD, whose amino-acid sequence MLKKIFGLTLMILTFSCMKNIDIDRNDFNRNYEIAKEKYQDEKYNNAIDDFNVLIYNYNGNSKIDSVRFYLAMSHFKIDEFYSASYEFAKLYENHPNSLLAEEALFKSALSYYELAPDVTLDQAESNAALTKFQRFLEIYKSGEYADKAKEYIVSLRSGFASKEFQAAKLYDKLEQPRAAKIYYRSIIENYYDTEYFIESIKGYAEACKLMGEQKVYEDYIKRYESMKKNAEK is encoded by the coding sequence ATGTTGAAAAAAATATTTGGATTGACTCTAATGATTCTAACTTTTTCATGTATGAAAAATATTGATATTGACAGAAATGATTTTAATAGAAACTACGAGATTGCCAAAGAGAAGTATCAGGATGAAAAATATAATAATGCCATAGATGATTTCAATGTCCTTATTTACAACTACAATGGTAACAGTAAAATTGACTCAGTAAGATTCTATTTGGCGATGAGTCATTTTAAAATTGATGAATTCTATTCTGCATCTTATGAATTTGCTAAACTCTATGAGAATCACCCAAATTCATTGTTAGCTGAAGAAGCACTTTTCAAATCAGCACTATCGTATTATGAATTGGCTCCGGATGTTACCCTAGATCAAGCGGAGTCAAACGCAGCTTTAACTAAATTTCAAAGATTTCTAGAAATTTATAAAAGTGGTGAATATGCAGATAAAGCGAAAGAGTATATTGTTTCATTGAGAAGTGGTTTTGCATCTAAAGAATTTCAAGCAGCTAAACTATATGATAAATTGGAACAACCAAGAGCAGCTAAAATATATTACAGATCCATAATCGAGAATTATTACGATACAGAATATTTCATAGAATCTATCAAAGGTTATGCTGAAGCTTGTAAGCTGATGGGTGAGCAAAAAGTTTACGAAGACTATATTAAAAGATATGAATCAATGAAGAAAAATGCAGAAAAGTAA